In the genome of Podospora pseudocomata strain CBS 415.72m chromosome 2 map unlocalized CBS415.72m_2.2, whole genome shotgun sequence, one region contains:
- the VPS62 gene encoding Vacuolar protein sorting-associated protein 62 (COG:S; EggNog:ENOG503NXGN), whose translation MAYGIRRLSYTFAFLGSIIFVLWAVPRAIKPTQPDENETERDKKWINSSPNFLDRQACRWLGLCGIQHIRWDAPALSHGMGEAVMDELRKLALAWEGEEEFENTWDQEEGWMEADLKRRGGEMKAKVVEKGAVPDFVLDNAPLVHLYSGENFWPSDIAEHVKHMKVESSWDGENGKKDLALDNLGQLNGENGTVFLTSVDDVESRPDWLHSQVGVPTPFDDDDDDDGNDNNDKNGNNGADWGSHDGQPRRADDGMTWWDADKQHPPHRIAAPKNLGRGLRRRASPAQRPMVGSFPEKGKPDASGYSKAPAVLVLVDKGAGILDAFWFFFYSYNLGQTVLNIRFGNHVGDWEHCMVRFQNGIPRAMFLSEHAGGKAYTWHAMEKRSQNHSKPARPVIYSAVGSHAMYANPGLHPYVLPFKMLKDITDKGPLWDPALNNYAYWYDYEVDHEESKAVPAGRNRTSLQPASSNPEAPTSWFHFDGYWGDDVYPLSDERQWRLFGEYHYITGPLGPKWKFLERKKVCQTEKCTIVDSIEAGKKSAWY comes from the coding sequence ATGGCTTACGGCATCCGCCGCCTCTCATACACTTTTGCCTTCTTAGGTAGCATCATTTTCGTCCTTTGGGCTGTTCCCCGTGCTATCAAGCCCACGCAACCTGACGAAAATGAGACCGAGCGAGACAAGAAATGGATCAATTCCTCGCCCAACTTCCTCGACCGCCAAGCTTGTCGTTGGTTGGGCCTATGCGGGATTCAGCACATACGGTGGGATGCTCCAGCCTTGTCCCACGGCATGGGCGAGGCCGTCATGGATGAATTACGAAAGCTGGCTTTGGCGtgggaaggcgaggaggaattTGAAAACACGTGGGACCAAGAGGAGGGCTGGATGGAGGCCGATCTGAAGAGGAGAGGCGGAGAGATGAAGGCAAAAGTGGTCGAGAAAGGAGCGGTACCCGACTTTGTGCTGGATAATGCCCCATTGGTGCACTTGTACTCTGGCGAGAACTTTTGGCCATCGGATATTGCAGAGCATGTCAAGCACATGAAGGTGGAGTCCTCGTGGGATGGCGAGAATGGGAAGAAAGACCTGGCGCTGGACAATCTGGGGCAGTTGAACGGGGAGAATGGGACTGTCTTTCTCACCAGCgtcgatgatgtcgagaGCAGGCCTGATTGGTTACACAGCCAAGTGGGGGTTCCAACCCCTttcgatgatgacgacgacgatgatggcaatGACAATAACGACAAGAATGGCAATAATGGAGCGGACTGGGGCTCGCACGACGGTCAGCCTCGCAGAGCAGATGACGGAATGACTTGGTGGGATGCAGACAAGcaacacccacctcaccGCATAGCCGCGCCCAAGAATCTGGGGAGAGGCTTGCGGCGAAGGGCTTCACCTGCTCAGCGGCCAATGGTTGGTAGCTTTCCGGAGAAAGGCAAGCCCGACGCCAGCGGGTATTCCAAGGCACCTGCCGTCCTGGTCCTTGTCGACAAAGGAGCCGGCATCCTGGATGCCTTTTGGTTCTTTTTCTACAGCTACAATCTAGGGCAGACGGTTCTCAACATCAGGTTTGGCAACCACGTTGGCGACTGGGAGCACTGCATGGTCCGGTTCCAAAACGGTATTCCACGGGCCATGTTTCTCAGCGAGCATGCCGGCGGCAAGGCATACACGTGGCACGCCATGGAGAAGCGGTCCCAAAACCACAGTAAGCCGGCTCGTCCAGTTATCTACTCCGCTGTTGGAAGTCATGCCATGTACGCCAATCCTGGGCTCCACCCATACGTCTTGCCTTTCAAGATGCTCAAGGACATCACCGACAAGGGTCCACTCTGGGATCCCGCACTGAACAACTACGCCTATTGGTACGACTACGAGGTTGATCACGAGGAATCCAAGGCAGTCCCGGCAGGTCGAAACCGAACGAGCTTACAGCCTGCGTCGTCAAACCCAGAAGCACCAACGTCCTGGTTCCATTTTGATGGGTActggggtgatgatgtttaTCCTCTCAGTGACGAACGACAGTGGAGGCTCTTTGGTGAGTATCACTACATCACCGGTCCGTTAGGCCCCAAATGGAAGTTTCTGGAGCGGAAAAAGGTGTGCCAGACGGAAAAGTGCACCATCGTCGACAGCATCGAGGCCGGAAAGAAGTCAGCTTGGTATTGA